In Candidatus Woesearchaeota archaeon, a single genomic region encodes these proteins:
- a CDS encoding Lrp/AsnC family transcriptional regulator yields MDIDDIDKAIIQVLQQHARLSYRQIAQRIHVSVATVMKRIQRLEQESVIKRYSALIDYDKLDYDIHVIIELRVSKGKLFQVEKQIATNPNVYAVYDHTGQFDATILARFKNRRNMDNFLKKIQTYDFVERTETLLVLNTIKEEGIQL; encoded by the coding sequence ATGGATATAGACGACATTGATAAAGCAATCATCCAGGTGCTCCAACAACATGCACGCTTGTCCTATCGCCAAATTGCTCAACGCATCCATGTGTCTGTGGCAACCGTCATGAAGCGCATCCAACGCCTGGAGCAAGAAAGTGTTATTAAACGATACAGTGCTCTTATTGATTATGATAAACTGGATTATGATATTCATGTCATTATAGAGCTTCGTGTTTCAAAAGGGAAGTTATTTCAAGTCGAAAAGCAAATCGCAACAAATCCGAATGTCTATGCAGTTTACGACCATACGGGCCAGTTTGATGCTACTATTCTTGCCCGATTTAAAAACAGAAGAAATATGGACAATTTTCTCAAGAAGATACAGACCTATGATTTTGTCGAACGGACAGAAACATTGCTGGTATTAAATACCATTAAGGAAGAAGGGATTCAACTCTAA
- the glnA gene encoding type I glutamate--ammonia ligase — translation MEETTKKNQDILERVKKDNVRFIQLQFTDMFGIVKSVAITVEHLPDSLTYGTWFDGSSIEGFTRIHESDMYLKPDPETYALMPWISTPSGNTARFICDVYLPDGKPFEGDPRFILKKAMAEAKALGFVYNVGPELEFFLFKRDNGLKTLPHDTGGYFDLNTDQAHVIRAEMVNALESFGIQVEAAHHEVALGQHEIDFRYNNALKTADNAITLRFVLKAIAQKYDLHATFMPKPIRGINGSGMHVHQSFFDVTEKENLFYDPKDKYKLSKIAYQFIAGQLAHARGMSAIISPTVNSYKRLVPGYEAPVYICWARINRSALIRIPQYFTGKHLATRCELRCPDPSCNPYLAFAVMLKAGLDGIQRSLPVSEPLEENIYHLDNVARIQKNVETLPESLGEALKIFQTDSVIKDALGKHTTEQYIEGKQAEWDDYRLHVSQWELDRYLDVY, via the coding sequence ATGGAAGAAACAACAAAGAAAAACCAAGACATTCTTGAACGCGTGAAGAAAGACAATGTTCGTTTTATTCAGCTCCAATTTACTGATATGTTTGGCATTGTCAAATCAGTAGCCATTACCGTAGAACACCTTCCTGATTCATTAACCTATGGAACCTGGTTTGATGGTTCATCTATCGAAGGATTTACCCGCATTCATGAGAGCGATATGTATCTGAAACCAGATCCCGAGACGTATGCCCTCATGCCATGGATTTCGACACCTTCGGGAAATACAGCTCGATTTATCTGTGATGTCTATCTTCCCGATGGAAAGCCGTTTGAGGGAGATCCACGATTTATTCTGAAGAAGGCTATGGCAGAAGCGAAAGCACTGGGCTTTGTGTACAATGTTGGCCCTGAACTCGAGTTTTTTCTCTTTAAAAGGGATAATGGGTTAAAAACACTTCCCCATGATACCGGAGGATATTTTGATCTGAACACTGATCAAGCCCATGTTATTCGTGCTGAGATGGTCAATGCACTTGAGAGTTTTGGTATCCAAGTTGAGGCAGCGCATCATGAGGTTGCCCTTGGTCAACACGAGATCGATTTTCGCTATAACAATGCATTGAAAACAGCTGATAATGCCATAACGCTTCGTTTTGTGCTCAAGGCTATTGCCCAAAAATATGATCTTCATGCAACCTTTATGCCCAAGCCCATTCGTGGGATTAATGGTTCAGGGATGCATGTCCATCAAAGCTTCTTTGATGTTACTGAAAAAGAGAATCTCTTTTATGACCCAAAAGACAAGTATAAATTATCCAAGATAGCTTATCAGTTTATTGCCGGTCAATTAGCGCACGCACGTGGTATGTCGGCAATTATTTCTCCGACAGTTAATTCCTACAAGCGTCTTGTTCCTGGCTATGAGGCTCCGGTTTATATCTGCTGGGCACGGATTAACCGTTCAGCTCTTATACGAATTCCCCAATACTTTACAGGGAAGCATCTTGCAACACGATGTGAATTACGATGTCCAGATCCAAGCTGTAACCCTTATCTTGCATTTGCCGTTATGCTCAAGGCAGGCTTGGATGGAATCCAGCGTTCATTACCGGTGTCAGAACCTCTTGAAGAGAATATCTATCATCTTGACAATGTAGCACGGATTCAGAAGAATGTAGAAACATTGCCAGAATCCTTGGGAGAAGCTTTGAAGATCTTCCAAACCGATAGCGTTATTAAAGATGCGCTTGGAAAACACACCACTGAGCAGTACATTGAAGGAAAGCAGGCAGAGTGGGATGACTACCGCTTGCACGTGAGCCAGTGGGAGCTTGATAGGTATCTTGATGTCTACTAA
- the smc gene encoding chromosome segregation protein SMC — MTKILKIEAKGFKSFANKTELLFGDSYNCILGPNGSGKSNVLDALCFVLGKGSAKGLRVEKAANLIYNGGKKKQPAKEGEVAIYFDNEKKEFPLTDTVIKISRLIKQSGQSKYLINNQVRTRQQILDLLASAKINPDGYNIILQGDIVRFCEMSPEERRKIIEEIAGISIYEEKKEKALRELEKVDGKLTEADIVLAERKTYLQELKKDRDQALKYKDLKNKIDSNRATLLYHEMSKRQKKLTAIEEELRGYATRMSELQKEISNNKAAIQEKKDAIEAINKEVEEKGEKEQVVIHKQVEQLKIDIATGKNRVDSCQNEINRINQRKQQLQQNLNELEQKTTTLRNEQKDIEERIKKKTTELDAITKALEEFKKKNKINDAGTLEQDIEALDKEAEERQGVIHKLREEQQEYVREKDRLEFQVQSVDERIAKVVEVQKQHTAQLDELKVKKERFKACTLELNKCLNEDSLLASQTGSARQKLLQVKEELAKLQARNATIMENIAGGTAIQRILALRKSQEGIYGTVSELGNVQSKYAQALEVAAGPKIKSIVVETDKIAADCIKFLRTNRLGVVTFLPLNKVTAPHETDASSLTKTQGVHGLAVSLVSYQPKFKKIFSYVFGSTLVVDTIDVARRIGVGKARMVTLDGDLLELSGAMQGGYRDKKRLMGFQESEITADITKYERDEAELTERMHTYEQRRTHIQNEISRLREEKATHEGEIIKMEKSLHLESGDLDVSKKLKEEFLAKVGALDKNIDAVQRKISDENKHLAQLKIKKQQLRTQVSEMRSPALLAQLNTYEQKKQELREGIQELHGELKNIDTQTKTILGPEQENILKILKQHKKEEEGFLVEMEQTKSLILKQEKDLKDKEKSEQEFYAQFKQLFTKRNKVSEALRSLENELTGREEQIRSVELKNNMVSLESARLKAELAGYHEEQKQYKDAVVQPEKPLDELKREISEFEKMVADIGNVNLRALEVYDAIEREYQGLLEKKDILLKEKVDVVNMMKEIEDKKKSLFMKTYEVIVGNFKNIFSALTWKGEAFLHLENEEDPFVAGVRFQVRISGKKFLDIRSLSGGEKTLTALAFIFAIQEHEPASFYVLDEVDAALDKHNSEKFAKLIRKYANGAQYIIISHNDAVISEADNLYGISMNEHGMSKVVSLKI; from the coding sequence ATGACCAAAATTTTGAAGATTGAAGCAAAAGGTTTCAAGTCCTTTGCAAATAAAACAGAACTTCTCTTCGGGGATTCGTATAACTGTATCCTAGGGCCTAATGGTTCTGGTAAGTCTAATGTCCTTGATGCGCTCTGCTTTGTTTTGGGAAAAGGGTCTGCAAAAGGTTTAAGGGTTGAGAAGGCAGCGAACCTTATTTACAATGGTGGTAAAAAGAAGCAGCCTGCAAAGGAAGGTGAGGTTGCTATCTATTTTGATAATGAAAAAAAGGAATTCCCACTGACTGATACGGTTATTAAAATCTCTCGTTTAATCAAACAGAGTGGTCAAAGCAAGTACCTGATTAACAATCAGGTACGGACACGACAACAAATCCTTGACCTTCTTGCCAGTGCAAAAATAAATCCTGATGGATATAATATCATTCTCCAAGGAGATATTGTTCGCTTCTGTGAGATGTCTCCAGAAGAGCGTCGAAAAATCATTGAGGAAATTGCCGGGATTTCTATTTATGAAGAAAAAAAGGAAAAAGCACTGCGAGAGCTTGAAAAGGTTGATGGAAAGCTGACTGAGGCGGATATTGTTCTTGCTGAGAGAAAAACCTACTTACAGGAACTCAAAAAAGATCGTGATCAGGCATTAAAGTACAAAGATTTGAAGAACAAGATTGACAGCAATCGGGCAACCTTGCTTTACCATGAGATGAGCAAGCGGCAGAAGAAACTTACTGCCATTGAAGAAGAACTGAGAGGATATGCCACTCGTATGAGCGAGCTCCAAAAAGAGATAAGCAATAACAAAGCTGCAATTCAAGAAAAAAAGGATGCTATTGAGGCCATTAACAAGGAAGTTGAGGAAAAAGGAGAAAAGGAACAGGTAGTGATCCACAAACAGGTTGAGCAATTAAAGATTGATATTGCTACAGGTAAAAACAGAGTTGATTCTTGTCAGAACGAAATTAACCGTATTAATCAGAGAAAACAGCAGCTCCAGCAAAATCTCAATGAACTTGAGCAAAAAACAACAACCTTGCGGAACGAGCAGAAAGATATTGAAGAGAGAATTAAGAAAAAAACGACAGAGCTTGATGCGATAACCAAGGCTCTTGAAGAATTTAAGAAAAAAAATAAAATTAATGATGCAGGAACACTGGAACAAGATATTGAGGCCTTAGATAAAGAAGCAGAAGAAAGGCAAGGAGTTATCCATAAACTGCGAGAAGAGCAGCAAGAATATGTGCGTGAAAAAGACAGGCTTGAATTTCAGGTTCAAAGTGTTGATGAACGAATAGCTAAAGTTGTGGAGGTTCAAAAGCAACACACTGCGCAACTTGATGAACTAAAGGTAAAAAAGGAGCGTTTTAAGGCATGTACCCTTGAACTCAATAAATGCTTGAATGAGGATTCACTGCTGGCATCACAGACCGGGTCTGCACGACAAAAACTTCTCCAGGTTAAGGAGGAATTAGCGAAGCTTCAGGCACGGAATGCAACCATTATGGAGAATATTGCCGGAGGAACTGCTATTCAGCGAATCCTTGCATTGCGAAAAAGCCAGGAAGGGATCTATGGAACGGTTTCAGAACTTGGAAATGTCCAGAGCAAGTATGCACAGGCTCTGGAAGTAGCAGCCGGGCCAAAAATCAAAAGTATTGTTGTTGAAACTGATAAAATCGCTGCAGATTGTATCAAGTTTTTACGCACGAATCGACTTGGTGTTGTTACCTTTCTACCACTTAATAAAGTAACTGCTCCTCATGAAACAGATGCTTCCTCATTAACTAAAACTCAAGGAGTCCATGGTTTAGCGGTTAGTCTTGTATCCTACCAGCCTAAGTTTAAGAAAATCTTTTCCTATGTTTTTGGCAGTACTCTTGTTGTTGACACTATTGATGTTGCACGCCGTATTGGTGTTGGCAAGGCACGAATGGTAACCTTAGATGGAGACCTTCTTGAATTAAGTGGAGCAATGCAGGGAGGTTATCGTGACAAAAAGCGCCTTATGGGCTTTCAGGAAAGCGAGATTACAGCTGATATTACCAAATACGAGCGTGACGAAGCAGAACTTACTGAGAGAATGCATACGTATGAACAACGGAGAACGCACATCCAAAATGAAATTTCGCGATTACGTGAAGAGAAAGCAACCCATGAAGGTGAGATTATCAAGATGGAGAAAAGCCTGCATCTTGAATCAGGTGATCTGGACGTCAGCAAGAAGCTTAAAGAGGAGTTCCTTGCAAAGGTTGGTGCCTTGGACAAGAATATTGATGCAGTCCAGCGAAAGATTTCTGATGAAAACAAGCATTTAGCACAGCTAAAAATCAAGAAACAGCAGTTGAGAACGCAAGTGAGCGAGATGAGAAGTCCAGCCTTACTTGCACAATTGAATACCTATGAACAAAAAAAGCAGGAATTGCGTGAAGGAATCCAAGAGCTTCATGGTGAGCTTAAAAATATTGATACCCAGACAAAAACTATTCTTGGGCCTGAACAGGAAAATATTCTCAAGATTTTAAAACAACACAAAAAAGAAGAGGAAGGATTCCTTGTGGAAATGGAGCAAACCAAATCACTCATTCTCAAGCAGGAGAAGGACTTAAAAGATAAAGAGAAGAGTGAGCAAGAGTTTTATGCACAATTCAAACAGCTCTTCACCAAACGAAATAAAGTTAGTGAAGCTCTTCGAAGCCTGGAAAACGAGCTTACGGGACGTGAAGAGCAAATAAGAAGCGTTGAGCTAAAGAACAACATGGTTTCACTTGAAAGTGCTCGACTCAAAGCAGAGCTTGCCGGATACCACGAAGAGCAAAAACAGTACAAAGATGCGGTTGTTCAGCCAGAAAAGCCACTTGATGAATTGAAACGTGAGATTAGTGAATTTGAAAAGATGGTTGCTGACATTGGTAATGTGAATTTGCGTGCGCTTGAGGTTTACGATGCAATTGAACGGGAATATCAAGGACTTCTTGAAAAGAAAGATATTCTCCTCAAGGAGAAGGTTGATGTTGTCAATATGATGAAAGAGATAGAAGATAAGAAAAAATCTTTATTCATGAAAACGTATGAGGTCATTGTTGGAAACTTTAAAAATATCTTTTCTGCATTGACCTGGAAAGGAGAGGCCTTCTTACACCTCGAGAATGAGGAAGATCCGTTTGTAGCTGGCGTTCGTTTCCAAGTACGAATCTCTGGAAAAAAATTCTTGGATATTCGTAGCCTTTCGGGCGGTGAAAAGACCTTAACTGCCCTTGCCTTTATCTTCGCTATTCAGGAGCATGAACCTGCATCATTTTATGTTCTTGATGAAGTTGATGCTGCCTTAGACAAGCATAACTCAGAGAAGTTTGCAAAACTTATTCGAAAGTATGCCAATGGTGCTCAGTACATTATTATTTCCCATAATGATGCCGTCATTAGTGAAGCTGACAATCTCTATGGGATTTCTATGAATGAGCATGGGATGAGCAAAGTAGTTAGTCTAAAGATTTAA
- a CDS encoding type II secretion system F family protein codes for MNPLDHFKKFHKPVPKENLQEEKPKKEKKTKSQIKRMLRSYLEKAGLTIEEGALNKRVILASIILGALAILLVLFKADATQYYSAGLIVFFFIIGWVALAVFFVFLIYTFLYIYVDLLMYQRRLQIEEVFPDFLQLTSANIRAGMTIDKALWYAVRPRFGILAKEIEIVAKETLTGVDLKVALTQFADKYDSDIIKQSVHILIEGIEAGGEVGDLLNKIASNIQESRIMKQEMSANVTTYIIFISFAAVVAAPILFGLASQILGVIHNVMGSVIVPETTSVSSLPINFSEPILTQDDFAIFVYASLFLTSLFSGMMVSVIKYGNVKEGWKYIPIFIICSIIIFFLANKLLGSFFGKII; via the coding sequence ATGAATCCCTTAGACCACTTCAAAAAGTTTCACAAGCCAGTCCCAAAAGAAAACCTCCAAGAAGAGAAGCCAAAGAAGGAAAAGAAAACAAAATCGCAGATAAAACGAATGCTGCGATCGTACTTAGAAAAGGCAGGCCTGACTATAGAAGAAGGTGCACTCAACAAACGCGTTATTCTTGCCAGTATCATTTTAGGAGCGCTTGCCATTCTTCTTGTTCTCTTCAAAGCAGACGCTACTCAGTATTATTCAGCAGGTCTTATTGTGTTCTTTTTTATCATAGGCTGGGTTGCATTAGCGGTTTTTTTTGTATTTCTCATATACACCTTCCTGTACATTTATGTTGACCTCCTCATGTATCAACGAAGGCTGCAAATTGAAGAAGTCTTTCCTGACTTTTTACAGTTAACCTCTGCCAATATCCGTGCAGGAATGACCATTGATAAAGCACTCTGGTATGCAGTCCGCCCACGTTTTGGTATTCTCGCGAAAGAGATTGAGATTGTGGCTAAAGAAACATTAACCGGTGTTGATCTTAAAGTAGCGCTTACCCAATTTGCAGATAAATATGATTCCGATATAATTAAGCAATCTGTTCACATTCTTATCGAGGGTATCGAAGCAGGTGGTGAAGTCGGCGATCTGTTGAACAAAATTGCCTCTAATATCCAAGAATCGAGGATCATGAAACAAGAGATGAGCGCGAATGTTACCACGTACATTATCTTTATTAGTTTCGCTGCCGTGGTAGCCGCACCAATTCTCTTTGGACTAGCCTCCCAGATTTTGGGAGTCATCCATAATGTTATGGGAAGTGTTATTGTACCTGAAACAACAAGCGTCAGTTCGCTCCCAATTAATTTCAGTGAGCCGATATTAACACAGGATGATTTTGCCATTTTTGTTTATGCATCGCTCTTCCTAACCTCACTCTTTTCAGGCATGATGGTATCAGTAATTAAGTACGGAAATGTCAAGGAAGGATGGAAGTATATTCCCATATTTATTATCTGCTCTATAATTATTTTCTTCTTAGCTAACAAACTTTTGGGAAGCTTCTTTGGAAAGATCATTTAG
- a CDS encoding type II secretion system F family protein → MIAIGIKVFFKGLSERYSGLKIKLQQASMPDEPEVFIQKTFMTSLYVTLAVVIILFLFLGKSDIPPILILIGAPIVFIVLFNYLMRIPDLKAIHVDKEIRKEIVFAGRFLIIELESGVPLYNALVNASQHYKAIGQSFKRIVDKVDLGTSLEEAINEETEITPSANLRKILWQILNSLKTGSDISKSLNSVIDQVVQEQRIEVSAYGRKLNPLAMFYLMFAIIMPSLGATIFLILSTFIGLQISLPVFLMFAGFVGFVQFIFVSVVKAQRPAVQF, encoded by the coding sequence GTGATTGCCATAGGGATAAAAGTCTTTTTCAAAGGGTTAAGCGAACGTTATAGTGGATTAAAGATAAAGCTCCAGCAAGCATCCATGCCTGATGAGCCAGAGGTATTTATCCAGAAAACATTCATGACGTCGCTCTACGTAACATTAGCTGTTGTGATTATCTTGTTTCTGTTTCTTGGAAAGTCAGATATTCCTCCGATTCTTATCCTTATTGGAGCTCCCATCGTGTTTATAGTCTTATTTAATTATTTGATGCGGATTCCTGATTTAAAAGCGATTCATGTCGACAAAGAGATACGAAAAGAGATTGTTTTTGCAGGCAGATTTCTGATCATTGAATTGGAATCAGGCGTTCCCTTGTACAATGCTCTGGTCAATGCTTCACAGCATTACAAAGCCATAGGACAAAGTTTTAAGCGAATCGTGGACAAAGTAGATTTAGGGACGTCGCTCGAGGAAGCCATTAATGAAGAAACTGAAATAACTCCTTCAGCAAATCTACGAAAGATTCTGTGGCAGATTTTAAATTCCTTAAAAACAGGGAGTGATATCTCAAAATCATTAAACTCTGTTATCGATCAGGTTGTGCAAGAACAACGAATTGAAGTAAGTGCCTATGGAAGGAAGTTAAACCCACTTGCCATGTTTTATCTTATGTTCGCGATAATCATGCCTTCCTTAGGAGCGACCATCTTCCTTATCCTTTCTACCTTTATTGGACTTCAAATTTCCCTTCCCGTTTTTTTAATGTTTGCAGGATTTGTTGGCTTTGTTCAATTCATCTTTGTCTCGGTCGTCAAGGCCCAGAGACCAGCAGTACAGTTTTAG